In one window of Clupea harengus chromosome 4, Ch_v2.0.2, whole genome shotgun sequence DNA:
- the LOC122128501 gene encoding zinc finger protein OZF-like, which produces MECEIKTEMYTSPTMTLKEEKYSPMEITDEEEFDLSEYCHYVSSPTRDIQRIQSNKRRKTEEKRNKDRCHNRSHLTVHMMKHTGEKPVQCSHCGKTINYISSLKEHQKIHTGEKSHQCSQCGKTFRLMSDLKRHQRIHTGEKPYHCSQCGKAFNLMGNLKSHQKIHTGERSYQCSLCEKTFSHMGNLKTHQKIHTGEKSHQCSQCGKTFSHMGNLKTHQKIHTGEKSHQCSQCGKTFCHMSHLKTHQKIHTGEKPHQCSQCGKAFSQMRSLKRHQIIHTGERPHPCSLCGKTFSQMNNLKTHQKIHTGEKQHQCSQCGKAFNQMSSLKKHQRIHTGEKPYQCSQCEKAFSQMYDLKEHQKIHTGEKPHQCSQCGKAFSHMYSLNTHQKIHTGEKPHQCSQCGKTFSRMFDLKTHQKIHTGERPYHCSQCGKTFSLMCNLKSHQKIHTGEKPH; this is translated from the exons atggaatgtgaaatcaagactgaaatgtacacGTCACCCACCatgaccttgaaagaagaaaagtattcaccaatggaaattacagatgaagaagaatttgatttaagTGAATATTGTCACTATGTCTCTTctcctacaa gagacattcaaaggatccaGTCTAACAAGAGAaggaaaacagaggaaaaaagaaacaaagacagatgtCACAATCGCTCACACCTAACCGTACATATGATGAagcatactggagaaaagccagttCAGTGTTCTCATTGTGGAAAGACCATTAATTATATATCTAGCCTCAAggaacaccagaagatccatactggggaaaagtcacatcagtgttctcagtgtggaaaaacctttcGTCTCATGTCTGacctcaagagacaccagaggatccatactggggaaaagccttatcattgttctcagtgtggaaaggcctttaaccTAATGGGTAATCTTAAatcacaccagaagatccatactggggaaaggtCTTatcagtgttctctgtgtgaaaAAACCTTTAGCCATATGGGTAATCTTAAAACACACCAGAaaatccatactggagaaaagtcacatcagtgttctcagtgtggaaaaacctttagccATATGGGTAATCTTAAAACACACCAGAaaatccatactggagaaaagtcacatcagtgttctcagtgtggaaaaaccttttgccacatgtctcatctcaagacacaccagaagatccatactggagaaaagccacatcagtgttctcagtgtggaaaggcctttagccaaatgcgttctctcaagagacaccagattATCCATACTGGTGAAAGGCCACATCCgtgttctctgtgtggaaaaacctttagccAAATGAATAATCTTaaaacacaccagaagatccatactggagaaaagcaacatcaatgttctcagtgtggaaaggcctttaatcaAATGTCTagtctcaagaaacaccagaggatccacactggagaaaagccatatcagtgttcccagtgtgaaaaggcctttagccaaatgtaTGATCTTAAGGAACatcagaagatccatactggggaaaagccacatcagtgttctcagtgtggaaaggcctttagccataTGTATTCCCTCAatacacaccagaagatccatactggggaaaagccacatcagtgttctcagtgtggaaaaacctttagccGTATGTttgatctcaagacacaccagaagatccataccggggaaaggccttatcattgttctcagtgtgggaaaaCGTTTAGCCTTATGTGTAATCTTAAatcacaccagaagatccatactggagaaaagccacattag